The window CGGCCTGACCAGCGTCTTCGCCGGATGAACGGGACGTTCATCGTTCGTTTATCGCCGCACGCCATGATGGGTACATCGACTCGACGCGTCGGGGGGACTCGCGGGTCGACTGGAGGACTACCCGTTCGGCGGTCCACGGGGGAATCGCCGAACGGGCCCGACTCATCCATCAGGAGATCCGATGACGACGAACGAGAACGCCCTTCCGAAGGAAGGCGACATCAAGCCGCTCGACAACCACGCGTCGGGCATCGAGATCAAACCGCTGGACAACCATGCCTCGGGCGGTACGCCGCTGCTCGGGCAGGAAGACAAGGCCGCGGACGAGGAGATCGTGACGCTGGACAACCACGCGTCCGGTCCGCGTCCGTAGCGGAGGCGAGCACGACACGTACGGGGGAACGTACGGGGGAGACGTACGGGGGACCCGCGGGGAACGACTCGGGGGAACGTACGGGGGACGGCGGCCGCGGTGGCCCGGGGGGACCACCGCGGCCGCCGCACGTGCGCGTCCGGAAGCCTTCGGCCACACGCGCGGGCCACGCGTCGGATGCGGGGCGCGCGCTCAGCCCCGCCGGAGCAGTCCTTCCACGCTCCGCGCGGCCTGGAGCAGGGGTGGGGCGAAGCGTTCCAGTTCCTCGCGGGTGCTCGTCCGGCCGGCCGCGGTCAGGCTGACTCCGCCCACCGGGGTCCCGTCCCGGTCGAAGACGGGCGCGCCCAGGCAGCGGACCGAGGGCTCGTTCTCCTCGTCGTCGATCGCGTAGCCGCGCTCGCGGACCCGGGCCAGGTCCGCGGCGAGCCGCTCCCGGTCGGTCAGCGTGCGCGCGGTGAGCGGCGGCAGCCCGCCGGCGCGCACCACGGCGTCGACCTCCTCCGGCGGCAGGTGCGCGAGCACGGCCTTGCCCAGGGCGGTCGAGTGCATCGCGAATCGCGAGCCGACACGTGAGGAGGTCCGGAAGGACTGCGCGCTGTCGATCTTCCTGACGCAGGTCAGCCCGTCCCCTCCGCGCAGGGCCAGGTGGACGGTCTGCCCGGTCCCCCGGCGCAGGAACTCCAGCAGCTCGACGATGCCCTCGGACGCCTCGGCGCCGATGTCGGCGGCCATCGTGCGCAACCGCAGCCCGATGCCGTAGGTGCCCTCGCCGTCGGTGACGGCGTAGCCCTGCTCGACCAGGGAGGTCAGGATCCGGCAGGCGGTGGACCGGGGAAGGCCGGAGCCGGCGGCCAGGTCCACGAGTCGGCGCGGTCCGCCGGGGGCGCTCAGCGCCTCCATGACGCGCAGTGTCTTCTCCAGGGCGCTGCTGCCGGTCGCCGTGCTCCGGCCCGGCGCCCCGTCCCGCACGACACTCACCACGAAAACCTCAAGCTTGGGCAAAATGGACTTTCCCTACTGTACGACAGCTCATGGCTGCTTTCGGGACATCCGAACGGCCGATGGCGCCGGTCATTAGGCTGAGGGCGTGTTCACCTCACAGGGACCAAGCCTCCGCGAACTGGCCGTACAGGCCCTCTCGTCCGTCGAGCGCGGATACGACCTGCTCGCGCCCAAGTTCGACGGCACGCCCTTCCGCACCCCCGACCGGATCCTCGACTCCGTCGAGGAGACCCTCGCCCTGCACGAGGGGTCCTTCGACGCCGGGCTGGACGTCTGCTGCGGCACCGGTGCGGGGCTGCCCATGCTGCGCCGGCTGTGCCGGGGCCGGGTGACGGGCGTCGACCTGAGCGCGGGCATGCTCGCGGAGGCGGCACGGACCCTCCCCGAGGGGGTCGACCTCCTTCGGGCCGACGCGCGGGCCCTCCCCGGCGCGCTCCGGGACACGTACGACCTCGCGGTCAGTTTCGGGGCCTTCGGTCACTTCCTGCCGGCCGAGCGGCCCGCCCTCTTCGCCGCGGTGCACGACGCGCTGCGCCCCGGCGGGGTGTTCGCCTTCCCCATCGGGGCCCCGCTGCCGCCGAGTTCCCCGCTGTGGTGGGCGACGGCCGGTTTCGACGCGGCGATGCGGGTGCGCAACGCCGTGTGGCGGCCGGCGTTCGTCATGTACTACCGCACCTTCCCCTGGGGCCCGGTCCGCGCGGACCTGCGCGCGGCGGGCTTCACCGTGGAGACGACCCCGCTGGAACACTTCGGACGCCGCCCCGACGGCACCCCCCACTGGCGCCTCGCCCTGGCCCGACGCCCGGCCGCCCACCCGGCACCCGCGGCCTGACCGGCCCGCGCAGGGCGCCGGACCCCGCGCGGGACCCCGGACCCCGCGCGGGGCGCCGGCCAGGCGCCTCAGGCGTGGCGGGCGCGGAGTTCCGTCTTGAGGACCTTTCCGCTCGCGTTGCGCGGCAGGTCCGCGACGAACTCCACCTCCCTCGGCACCTTGTAGTTGGCCATCTCCCGCCGGGACCAGGCGATCAGGTCGTCGGAGGTGAGGGTGGAGCCGGGACGGCGGACCGCGTACGCCTTGCCCACCTCGCCGAGCCGCGGGTCCGGGACGCCGACCACCGCGACGTCGGCGATGTCCGGGTGCAGGCCGAGGAGTTGCTCGATCTCGGCGGGG of the Streptomyces sp. NBC_01426 genome contains:
- a CDS encoding IclR family transcriptional regulator translates to MPKLEVFVVSVVRDGAPGRSTATGSSALEKTLRVMEALSAPGGPRRLVDLAAGSGLPRSTACRILTSLVEQGYAVTDGEGTYGIGLRLRTMAADIGAEASEGIVELLEFLRRGTGQTVHLALRGGDGLTCVRKIDSAQSFRTSSRVGSRFAMHSTALGKAVLAHLPPEEVDAVVRAGGLPPLTARTLTDRERLAADLARVRERGYAIDDEENEPSVRCLGAPVFDRDGTPVGGVSLTAAGRTSTREELERFAPPLLQAARSVEGLLRRG
- a CDS encoding class I SAM-dependent methyltransferase — encoded protein: MFTSQGPSLRELAVQALSSVERGYDLLAPKFDGTPFRTPDRILDSVEETLALHEGSFDAGLDVCCGTGAGLPMLRRLCRGRVTGVDLSAGMLAEAARTLPEGVDLLRADARALPGALRDTYDLAVSFGAFGHFLPAERPALFAAVHDALRPGGVFAFPIGAPLPPSSPLWWATAGFDAAMRVRNAVWRPAFVMYYRTFPWGPVRADLRAAGFTVETTPLEHFGRRPDGTPHWRLALARRPAAHPAPAA